The Croceicoccus marinus genome contains a region encoding:
- a CDS encoding NupC/NupG family nucleoside CNT transporter has protein sequence MQTPFVSLLGIAVILLIALALSNNRRAIRLRIVGAAFALQTLMAVLVLRTPWGAAVIAAMARGVSNLLGYAAEGTNFIFGPLASPDIGGNSFAIAALTVIIFFASLVSVLYYLGVMQLIIRWVGGAIGWVTGISRVESLAAAANIFVGQSESPLVVRPYLAGLAPSRLFTLMSVGMAGVAGTILAAYASLLGAQYLPFLLAAAFMSAPGGILMAKIIMPDLREPSPAAEGAIDLPDSRRSGEGPAALLPEGGRHEGVEGEASLGAGDDIPDAHDDEEKPANVIMAAAQGAQTGVKLAVAVGAMVLSFVALVALANGLLSGAGELVGVEGLTFQSILGWLFSPVMFLLGIPWNEAQVAGGLFGTKIVLNEFVAFIELGGYGPEVLSPRSRAIVTFSLCGFANIASIAIQIAVIGGLAPNQRPVVARLGPKALAAGSLSNLMSAALAGLMLPM, from the coding sequence ATGCAAACCCCTTTCGTGAGCCTTCTGGGCATCGCCGTCATCCTGCTGATCGCGCTGGCGCTGTCCAACAACCGGCGCGCGATCCGCCTGCGAATCGTCGGCGCGGCGTTTGCACTGCAGACGCTGATGGCGGTGCTGGTGCTGCGCACGCCGTGGGGCGCGGCGGTGATCGCGGCGATGGCGCGCGGCGTGTCGAACCTGCTGGGCTATGCGGCGGAGGGAACGAATTTCATCTTCGGTCCGCTCGCCAGTCCCGACATCGGGGGCAACAGCTTTGCCATCGCGGCGCTCACGGTGATCATCTTCTTCGCCAGCCTCGTCTCGGTGCTGTATTATCTGGGCGTGATGCAGCTGATCATCCGCTGGGTGGGCGGCGCAATCGGCTGGGTCACCGGCATCAGCCGCGTCGAATCGCTGGCGGCGGCGGCGAATATCTTCGTCGGCCAGTCGGAAAGCCCGCTGGTGGTGCGGCCCTATCTCGCGGGTCTTGCCCCCTCGCGCCTGTTCACGTTGATGAGCGTGGGCATGGCGGGCGTCGCGGGCACGATCCTGGCGGCCTATGCCAGCCTGCTGGGCGCGCAATACCTGCCGTTCCTGCTGGCGGCGGCGTTCATGAGCGCGCCGGGCGGCATACTGATGGCCAAGATCATCATGCCGGACCTGCGCGAACCGTCGCCCGCTGCCGAGGGCGCGATCGACCTGCCCGACAGCCGCCGCAGCGGCGAGGGGCCCGCCGCCCTGCTGCCAGAAGGGGGCCGGCACGAGGGCGTGGAAGGCGAAGCATCGCTAGGGGCCGGAGACGACATTCCCGACGCGCATGACGACGAGGAAAAACCCGCAAACGTCATCATGGCCGCCGCACAAGGGGCGCAGACCGGCGTCAAGCTGGCGGTCGCGGTGGGCGCGATGGTGCTCTCCTTCGTCGCGCTGGTCGCACTGGCCAACGGCCTGCTGTCGGGTGCGGGCGAGCTGGTCGGGGTCGAGGGGCTGACCTTCCAGTCGATCCTGGGCTGGCTGTTTTCGCCGGTGATGTTCCTGCTGGGCATCCCCTGGAATGAGGCGCAGGTCGCGGGCGGGCTGTTCGGCACCAAGATCGTGCTCAACGAATTCGTCGCCTTCATCGAGCTGGGCGGCTACGGCCCCGAGGTGCTGAGTCCGCGCAGCCGCGCCATCGTGACGTTCTCGCTGTGCGGTTTCGCCAATATCGCGTCCATCGCCATCCAGATCGCGGTGATCGGCGGGCTGGCCCCCAACCAGCGGCCGGTGGTCGCGCGGCTTGGCCCCAAGGCGCTGGCCGCGGGTTCGCTGTCGAACCTGATGAGCGCGGCTCTGGCGGGACTCATGCTGCCGATGTAA
- a CDS encoding queuosine precursor transporter, whose amino-acid sequence MIQTAAREIDLAPQYPRPLFLYALFYGGMTCIAGVLGAKQVALGPLAVEAGIFPFLLLVSISSSVAQLYGQKTATQMVRFGFVPLVMAILLTFIVLALPTDAQMWEPAKEAFPIVLGHSWRLMAAGIIAYGISMSLNVLIFSRLAVLVRVPMLARGAVASIISQVIDTLIFITVAFYGVRPIADLIAGQALAKVVLSLVLVPPVIALLVRLAKWMEPNSGRLGG is encoded by the coding sequence ATGATCCAGACCGCTGCCCGCGAGATCGACCTCGCGCCGCAATATCCCCGGCCACTGTTCCTCTATGCGCTGTTCTATGGCGGGATGACCTGCATCGCGGGCGTGCTGGGCGCCAAACAGGTGGCGCTGGGGCCGCTGGCGGTCGAGGCGGGGATCTTTCCCTTCCTGCTGCTGGTGTCGATTTCAAGCAGCGTGGCGCAGCTTTACGGGCAGAAGACCGCAACGCAGATGGTGCGCTTCGGCTTCGTGCCGCTGGTCATGGCGATCCTGCTGACCTTCATCGTGCTGGCTCTGCCCACCGACGCGCAGATGTGGGAACCCGCGAAAGAGGCTTTTCCCATCGTGCTGGGGCATAGCTGGCGGCTGATGGCGGCGGGGATCATCGCCTATGGCATATCGATGTCACTGAACGTGCTGATCTTTTCGCGCCTTGCCGTGCTGGTGCGCGTACCGATGCTGGCACGCGGGGCGGTCGCCTCGATCATCAGCCAGGTGATCGACACGCTCATCTTCATCACGGTCGCGTTCTATGGCGTGCGCCCGATCGCCGACCTGATCGCCGGGCAGGCGCTGGCCAAGGTGGTGCTGTCGCTGGTGCTGGTACCGCCGGTCATCGCTCTGCTGGTGCGGCTGGCGAAATGGATGGAGCCCAATTCCGGTCGGCTGGGCGGCTGA
- the pabB gene encoding aminodeoxychorismate synthase component I — MLSPFALIEDLETGTARLFEDPQEVFAPRDHADVPAKLKHLESLRREGGKLAGWLGYEAGFALDPRLAPLRGHSAGPLMWMAAFDRAAAMPIAAVDGWLAQRSSGSGSLGPMEPLTDRTAYLKRFDRIIEAIRAGDIYQANLTIALGGGWRGDPVAIYRAIRPRAAARFGALVFDGAQWLLSFSPELFFRANGAAIETRPMKGTRPRGHDKAADRALKDDLVVSRKDRAENLMITDLMRNDLSRLAVPGSVRVDDPFRIEAYPTVFQMTSTVRATLANGFDAAAVLGAMFPCGSITGAPKLRAMEIIDAVEGWQRGPYCGAIGQMEADGACFNVAIRTLRLTPDGRATFGVGSGVVADSDGDGEWRECLSKARFLSEVISPD; from the coding sequence ATGCTTTCGCCCTTCGCCCTGATAGAGGACTTGGAAACCGGCACTGCGCGCCTGTTCGAAGACCCGCAAGAGGTGTTCGCCCCGCGCGATCATGCGGATGTCCCGGCTAAGCTGAAGCATCTGGAATCGCTGCGCCGGGAAGGCGGGAAACTGGCTGGCTGGCTTGGGTACGAGGCGGGCTTCGCGCTCGACCCGCGGCTTGCGCCGCTGCGTGGGCACTCTGCCGGGCCGTTGATGTGGATGGCCGCCTTTGACCGCGCCGCGGCCATGCCCATCGCCGCGGTCGACGGCTGGCTGGCTCAGCGCAGCAGCGGCAGCGGCAGCCTGGGCCCGATGGAGCCGCTGACAGACCGCACCGCCTATCTCAAGCGCTTCGACCGGATCATCGAGGCGATTCGCGCGGGCGACATCTACCAGGCCAATCTCACCATCGCGCTGGGCGGCGGCTGGCGGGGCGATCCGGTCGCCATTTACCGCGCGATCCGCCCGCGCGCGGCGGCGCGGTTCGGGGCACTGGTGTTCGACGGGGCACAATGGCTGCTCAGTTTCTCGCCCGAGCTGTTCTTCCGGGCCAATGGCGCAGCCATCGAGACCCGGCCGATGAAGGGCACCCGCCCGCGCGGGCACGACAAGGCCGCCGACCGCGCGCTGAAGGACGACCTTGTCGTCAGCCGCAAGGACCGGGCCGAGAACCTGATGATCACCGATTTGATGCGCAACGACCTCTCGCGCCTGGCGGTGCCGGGGTCGGTGCGGGTGGACGACCCGTTCCGGATCGAGGCCTATCCCACCGTCTTCCAGATGACGAGCACGGTGCGCGCCACGCTGGCGAACGGTTTCGACGCTGCCGCCGTGCTGGGCGCCATGTTCCCCTGCGGATCGATCACCGGCGCGCCCAAATTGCGCGCGATGGAAATCATCGACGCGGTCGAGGGCTGGCAGCGCGGACCCTATTGCGGCGCGATCGGGCAGATGGAGGCGGACGGGGCGTGCTTCAACGTGGCGATCCGCACGCTGCGGCTGACGCCGGACGGTCGCGCGACATTCGGCGTCGGATCGGGCGTGGTGGCCGACAGCGACGGGGACGGCGAATGGCGCGAATGCCTGTCGAAGGCGCGCTTCCTTTCGGAAGTCATTTCGCCAGATTGA
- a CDS encoding transglutaminase-like cysteine peptidase, producing MVRTKPSRLRRQLALAAMSTGMLLAPAAQAAPWNAIAFTAWQTAIQPHAGCSDAAADSQGAPSALSALDRIRLQQSGLAESRSAPPLNEAGRIVPVAMRSAAGGRMEPAAAGVRCARLAPSISGGFKGGSLGRAKADTDFLDSRIVPISRTGFDAQWDRVSARGAGQANVRSAVLSAGEGASRRAQLAAVNRWVNARVRFTEDSVNYGRRDYWADAAETLRRGAGDCEDYAIAKMQILAAMGIAREDMFLTLARDKIRRADHAMLVVMLDGQPLVLDNGSDVLLDGTVANEFRPVYSFSGDRRFLHGF from the coding sequence ATGGTCAGAACGAAGCCCTCGCGCCTGCGCCGCCAGCTTGCCCTTGCCGCCATGTCGACCGGAATGCTCCTTGCGCCCGCCGCGCAGGCTGCGCCCTGGAACGCCATCGCATTCACGGCCTGGCAGACCGCGATCCAGCCCCATGCGGGCTGTTCCGATGCTGCTGCCGATAGCCAGGGCGCGCCATCTGCCCTTTCGGCGCTCGATCGTATCCGGTTGCAGCAGTCGGGTCTGGCCGAAAGCCGGTCCGCACCGCCGCTGAACGAAGCGGGACGAATCGTACCCGTGGCCATGCGTTCTGCCGCAGGCGGCCGGATGGAACCGGCTGCAGCCGGTGTCCGCTGCGCGCGGCTTGCGCCCTCCATATCGGGCGGGTTCAAGGGCGGGTCGCTGGGACGGGCGAAGGCCGATACCGATTTTCTCGACAGCCGCATCGTGCCGATCAGTCGCACCGGCTTTGACGCGCAATGGGACCGCGTCAGCGCGCGGGGGGCAGGGCAGGCCAATGTGCGCTCCGCCGTGCTCAGCGCGGGTGAGGGCGCATCGCGCCGCGCGCAGCTTGCGGCCGTCAATCGCTGGGTTAACGCGCGCGTGCGCTTTACCGAGGATAGCGTGAATTACGGCCGCCGCGACTATTGGGCCGATGCCGCCGAAACGCTGCGCCGCGGCGCGGGTGACTGCGAGGATTACGCGATCGCCAAGATGCAGATCCTGGCCGCCATGGGCATCGCGCGCGAGGACATGTTCCTGACGCTGGCCCGCGACAAGATCCGCCGTGCGGATCACGCGATGCTGGTGGTGATGCTGGATGGGCAGCCGCTGGTGCTCGACAATGGCAGCGACGTGCTGCTCGACGGAACGGTCGCCAATGAATTTCGGCCGGTCTATTCCTTCAGCGGCGACCGGCGCTTCCTGCACGGTTTCTAA
- a CDS encoding S1/P1 nuclease, with translation MKTRRIIRRSLCAIAAMAGALVASQPAMAWGANGHRIVGAIAQEYLSPQAHAAMLEILGSETLAEAGPWPDFMRSDPDEYWQKTASPWHYVTVPEGESYDEVGPPPQGDALTALQGFADTLRDPQSSLSDRQTALRFIVHLVGDLQQPMHVGSGDDRGGNDVKISWFGEPTNLHALWDSGLLDSQQLSYSEYAAWLNQDLTSQEMREWASPDPRAWIADSAAVRPGLYPADPDLGYEYNYKFKGLMEERLQKGGLRLAAFLNKVFAPE, from the coding sequence GTGAAGACACGCCGCATCATTCGCCGCAGCCTGTGCGCCATCGCCGCCATGGCTGGCGCGCTTGTCGCCAGCCAGCCGGCCATGGCCTGGGGCGCGAACGGCCACCGCATCGTGGGCGCGATCGCGCAGGAATATCTCTCTCCGCAGGCGCATGCCGCCATGCTCGAGATACTGGGCAGCGAGACTTTGGCCGAGGCGGGGCCGTGGCCCGATTTCATGCGATCCGATCCGGACGAATACTGGCAGAAGACCGCAAGCCCCTGGCATTATGTCACCGTTCCCGAAGGGGAGAGCTATGACGAGGTGGGCCCGCCGCCGCAGGGCGATGCGCTGACCGCGCTTCAGGGCTTTGCCGATACGCTGCGCGATCCGCAGTCCAGCCTGTCGGACAGGCAGACTGCGCTGCGCTTCATCGTGCACCTGGTCGGCGATCTTCAGCAGCCCATGCATGTCGGCAGCGGCGACGACCGCGGCGGCAACGATGTGAAAATAAGCTGGTTCGGCGAGCCGACGAATCTGCATGCTTTGTGGGATTCGGGCCTGCTCGACAGCCAGCAATTGTCGTACAGCGAATATGCGGCATGGCTGAACCAGGACCTGACGTCGCAGGAGATGCGCGAATGGGCCAGCCCCGATCCCAGGGCGTGGATCGCCGACAGCGCGGCGGTGCGGCCCGGCCTCTATCCCGCGGATCCGGACCTTGGGTATGAGTATAATTACAAGTTCAAGGGGCTGATGGAGGAACGCCTGCAGAAGGGCGGCCTGCGGCTGGCGGCGTTCCTGAACAAGGTTTTCGCGCCGGAGTGA
- a CDS encoding isopenicillin N synthase family dioxygenase produces MTDNIAHVSLTRPLETLADQLGRSFTEFGFAVVSDHGIDEDLIARAERMSRAFFALPEDAKRGYFIEGSGGARGYTPYRTEKAVGQDTTDLKEFWHVGRSLPAGDPLEEFMPANVWPAQLPEFRETFERLYAEFDKAGLKILSAIAVHLGLEPDWFDATVDQGNSVLRLLHYPPIRDAKGVENAEGAVRAAPHGDINTITLLLGAEEAGLELLSQQGEWIPVSPRPGALAVNIGDMLSRLTNDRLRSTIHRVVNPEGEASRRSRFSMPFFLHFRPDFVIETLPQCVDADHPDQYEPLSSHDFLMQRLREINLAK; encoded by the coding sequence ATGACGGACAATATCGCACATGTTTCGCTGACCCGGCCGCTGGAAACGCTGGCCGACCAGCTGGGCCGCAGCTTTACGGAATTCGGCTTTGCGGTGGTATCGGACCACGGCATCGACGAGGACCTGATCGCCAGGGCCGAACGGATGAGCCGCGCCTTCTTCGCGCTGCCCGAGGATGCCAAGCGCGGCTATTTCATCGAAGGCAGCGGCGGCGCGCGCGGCTACACGCCCTATCGCACCGAAAAGGCGGTGGGACAGGACACCACCGACCTCAAGGAATTCTGGCATGTCGGACGCAGCCTGCCCGCGGGCGACCCGCTGGAGGAGTTCATGCCCGCCAATGTCTGGCCGGCACAGCTGCCCGAATTCCGCGAGACCTTCGAGCGGCTCTATGCCGAGTTCGACAAGGCGGGGCTGAAAATCCTGTCGGCCATCGCGGTCCATCTGGGGCTGGAACCCGACTGGTTCGACGCGACTGTCGACCAGGGCAATTCGGTGCTGCGCCTGCTGCATTATCCCCCAATTCGCGATGCAAAAGGGGTGGAAAATGCCGAGGGCGCGGTGCGTGCCGCGCCGCATGGCGACATCAACACGATCACCCTGCTGCTTGGCGCGGAAGAGGCAGGGCTGGAACTGCTGTCGCAGCAGGGCGAGTGGATTCCGGTGTCGCCGCGGCCGGGTGCGCTGGCGGTCAATATCGGCGACATGCTCTCGCGCCTGACGAACGACCGGCTGCGCTCGACCATCCACCGCGTGGTCAATCCCGAGGGAGAGGCGTCGCGCCGCAGCCGGTTCTCGATGCCGTTCTTCCTGCATTTCCGGCCCGACTTCGTGATCGAGACGCTGCCCCAATGCGTCGATGCGGACCACCCCGACCAGTACGAACCGCTGTCGAGCCACGATTTCCTGATGCAGCGCCTGCGCGAGATCAATCTGGCGAAATGA
- a CDS encoding HlyD family type I secretion periplasmic adaptor subunit: MIARARQGWDRLDSARRLIVVAAIGMLLLLVWSSFAPLDDITRGQGRVIPSSKVQVVQAADPATVEEILIQNGEQVQRGELLIRLNDSESASQLGQLETETERLSARADRLGREASGSGTGCAPGSVCSEEARLQSVRAAANRSREAALAAAVEQRRRDLREGEATVGALEESTRLAQEQVNMLAPLAAKNIVPQTELLSAQRELADLRGRLSGARQGVQRASASVREAQAELASARLDFQQQALNERSEIATRIAVNEQSIRGAEARVQRNELRAPVDGIVNNLQVTTVGGFVSPGETIMQIVPTGERLLVEARIKPSDIAFIKVGDRANVKVTAYDFSIYGGLPGTVRQISADSVYDENERESYYLVQVETSRAFMERAGQRLAIMPGMICDVEIITGRKSVLAYLLTPFTRGLSTALTEQ; encoded by the coding sequence ATGATCGCACGCGCACGACAGGGCTGGGACAGGCTCGATTCCGCGCGCCGCCTGATCGTGGTGGCGGCCATTGGCATGCTGCTGCTGCTGGTCTGGTCCAGCTTCGCCCCGCTCGACGATATCACGCGCGGACAGGGGCGCGTCATCCCGTCCAGCAAGGTACAGGTGGTGCAGGCGGCCGATCCCGCCACGGTCGAGGAAATCCTGATCCAGAACGGCGAGCAGGTACAGCGCGGCGAACTGCTGATCCGGCTCAACGACAGCGAAAGCGCCAGCCAGCTCGGCCAACTCGAGACCGAAACAGAGCGGCTGTCCGCCCGCGCCGACCGGCTGGGCCGCGAGGCCAGCGGGTCGGGCACGGGCTGCGCTCCGGGCAGCGTGTGTTCGGAAGAAGCCCGCCTGCAAAGCGTGCGCGCCGCCGCCAATCGCAGCCGCGAGGCCGCCCTGGCCGCCGCCGTCGAACAGCGCCGCCGCGACCTGCGCGAGGGCGAGGCGACCGTCGGCGCTCTGGAAGAGAGCACACGGCTGGCGCAGGAACAGGTCAACATGCTGGCCCCGCTGGCGGCCAAGAACATCGTGCCTCAGACCGAATTACTCAGCGCGCAGCGCGAGCTGGCAGATCTGCGCGGGCGTCTCAGCGGGGCGCGACAAGGTGTGCAGCGCGCCAGTGCCTCGGTGCGCGAGGCGCAGGCCGAGCTCGCCAGCGCGCGGCTGGACTTCCAGCAACAGGCGCTGAACGAGCGAAGCGAGATTGCCACCCGCATCGCGGTGAACGAGCAATCGATCCGCGGCGCCGAGGCTCGGGTCCAGCGCAACGAACTGCGCGCGCCGGTCGACGGCATCGTGAATAATCTGCAGGTCACCACCGTCGGCGGCTTCGTGTCTCCGGGCGAGACGATCATGCAGATCGTGCCGACCGGTGAGCGCTTGCTGGTCGAGGCTCGGATCAAGCCTTCGGACATCGCCTTCATCAAGGTTGGCGACCGTGCGAACGTGAAAGTCACCGCCTATGATTTCTCGATCTATGGCGGCCTGCCCGGCACCGTTCGCCAGATCAGCGCCGACAGCGTCTATGACGAGAACGAGCGGGAAAGCTATTATCTGGTGCAGGTGGAAACCAGCCGCGCCTTCATGGAGCGTGCCGGCCAGCGTCTGGCCATCATGCCGGGCATGATCTGCGACGTCGAGATCATCACCGGCCGCAAGAGCGTGCTGGCCTATCTGCTGACACCCTTTACCCGCGGCCTGTCGACCGCGCTGACCGAGCAGTAA
- a CDS encoding cysteine desulfurase family protein gives MLQGLALDANPSSPHRAGRAAKAALEDARSRVKAALGWSGEVIFTSGASEALEIALTRSHAARRAVSAVEHDAVTRHAPGAAVVPVGSHGLVETGALEDCADTLVAVQQVNNETGVIQPAAAIRDAVHQAGGILLVDCAQSAGKIALPPCDMAVVSAHKFGGPMGIGALLLRDLGLIAPSGGQERGYRGGTENVAGAMAMAAALEAGSDWMQGAARLRARLEDAIIDTGGQVIAAASPRIATIGSYRLPGLASAVQLIRLDGAGIAVSAGSACSSGSLRPSRVLMALGLGEKAAAEVIRVSIGRETTEDDIKAFLTVWRDLAAQVRTAA, from the coding sequence ATGCTGCAGGGGCTGGCGCTCGATGCCAATCCGTCCAGCCCGCACCGCGCGGGGCGCGCGGCCAAGGCGGCGCTGGAAGATGCACGGTCGCGGGTGAAGGCGGCGCTGGGGTGGAGCGGCGAAGTGATCTTCACCAGCGGCGCGAGCGAGGCGCTGGAGATCGCGCTCACTCGCAGCCATGCGGCGCGGCGCGCGGTCTCTGCGGTCGAGCATGACGCGGTGACGCGCCATGCACCGGGCGCGGCGGTCGTGCCGGTGGGCTCGCACGGGTTGGTGGAGACCGGCGCTTTGGAAGATTGCGCCGATACGCTGGTGGCGGTCCAGCAGGTCAATAACGAGACGGGCGTGATCCAGCCGGCGGCGGCAATCCGCGACGCGGTGCACCAGGCGGGCGGGATTCTGCTGGTCGATTGTGCGCAATCGGCTGGCAAGATCGCGCTGCCGCCCTGCGACATGGCGGTCGTCAGCGCGCACAAGTTCGGCGGACCGATGGGGATAGGCGCTTTGCTGCTGCGCGACCTTGGGCTGATCGCGCCGTCCGGCGGGCAGGAACGCGGCTATCGCGGCGGGACCGAGAATGTCGCGGGCGCGATGGCGATGGCCGCCGCGCTGGAAGCGGGCAGCGACTGGATGCAAGGCGCGGCGCGGCTGCGCGCAAGGCTTGAGGACGCGATCATCGACACGGGGGGGCAGGTGATCGCCGCCGCATCGCCGCGTATTGCGACCATCGGGTCCTATCGCCTGCCGGGACTGGCCAGCGCGGTGCAGCTGATCCGGCTGGACGGAGCCGGCATCGCGGTGTCGGCAGGCAGCGCCTGTTCCTCGGGCTCGCTCAGGCCCAGCCGCGTGCTGATGGCGCTGGGGCTTGGGGAGAAGGCCGCCGCCGAGGTGATCCGCGTGTCTATCGGGCGCGAGACGACCGAGGACGACATCAAAGCTTTCCTGACGGTCTGGCGTGACCTGGCGGCGCAGGTGCGGACGGCAGCATGA
- a CDS encoding 2Fe-2S iron-sulfur cluster-binding protein, which yields MVRVTFVTPKGDKVEAESKAGSSLLEIGQAAGMPLEGTCEGQMACSTCHVIVASEWFSRLPMASDDEEDMLDLAAGAAPTSRLACQIIVDEDLDGVVVRVPDTAHDMMRR from the coding sequence ATGGTCCGCGTCACGTTTGTCACTCCCAAGGGCGATAAGGTCGAAGCCGAATCGAAGGCAGGGTCGTCGCTGCTGGAAATCGGACAGGCGGCGGGCATGCCGCTGGAAGGAACGTGCGAGGGCCAGATGGCCTGCTCCACCTGCCATGTCATCGTCGCAAGCGAATGGTTCTCGCGCCTTCCCATGGCCAGCGACGATGAGGAAGACATGCTCGACCTCGCTGCCGGAGCGGCTCCGACCAGCCGGCTGGCCTGCCAGATCATCGTGGACGAGGATCTCGACGGCGTCGTGGTGCGGGTGCCCGATACCGCCCACGACATGATGCGCCGTTAA
- a CDS encoding cysteine desulfurase family protein — MIYLDYQATTPLAPEAREAMLRWLDGPGGMGFGNPHSPHRYGRQAEAAVELARERVAALFPPGGRVIFTGSATEALNMALLGNEQARAGRAAAVSAIEHSAVYETAERLAGGRHVLPVGEDGLLSQVDDLPGNVGIVAVMQVNNEIGTIQPMVEVAQMARQANAFLVCDAVQAAGKLPVAMADAVAISAHKLHGPKGIGALWLRNGVDLDPLVTGGGQEDGLRSGTLSPALIAGFGAAAKLAAERMEQDAVHIESLWQRARELFGDWTLNGSADARWHGNLSLRRDGLDVARLMSDTRDVAFSAGSACASGSGKPSRVLQAIGLPANLAKNTMRLGFGRYTTGEELEEAAAAINAAAQAQGA; from the coding sequence ATGATCTATCTCGACTACCAGGCGACGACACCGCTCGCACCCGAAGCGCGCGAGGCGATGCTGCGCTGGCTCGACGGGCCGGGCGGCATGGGGTTCGGCAATCCGCACAGCCCGCACCGCTATGGCAGGCAGGCCGAAGCCGCCGTCGAACTGGCGCGCGAACGGGTCGCGGCGCTGTTCCCGCCGGGTGGGCGCGTGATCTTCACCGGCAGCGCGACCGAGGCGCTGAACATGGCGCTGCTGGGGAACGAGCAGGCCCGCGCGGGCCGCGCCGCGGCAGTCAGCGCCATCGAGCATAGCGCGGTCTACGAGACTGCCGAGCGACTGGCAGGCGGGCGCCATGTGCTGCCGGTGGGCGAGGACGGGCTGCTGAGCCAGGTTGACGATTTGCCCGGCAATGTCGGCATAGTCGCCGTCATGCAGGTGAACAACGAGATCGGCACGATCCAGCCGATGGTCGAGGTCGCGCAGATGGCCAGGCAGGCGAATGCCTTTCTGGTCTGCGATGCCGTGCAGGCGGCAGGCAAGCTGCCAGTCGCAATGGCCGACGCGGTCGCGATCAGCGCGCACAAGCTGCATGGCCCCAAGGGCATCGGTGCGCTGTGGCTGCGCAACGGGGTCGATCTGGACCCGCTTGTCACTGGCGGCGGGCAGGAGGACGGGCTGCGTTCGGGCACGCTCAGCCCGGCACTTATCGCGGGCTTCGGCGCGGCGGCAAAGCTGGCGGCGGAGCGGATGGAGCAGGACGCCGTCCATATCGAATCGCTGTGGCAGCGCGCGCGCGAATTGTTCGGCGACTGGACGCTGAACGGCAGCGCCGATGCGCGCTGGCACGGCAATCTCAGCCTGCGCAGGGACGGTCTGGATGTCGCTAGGCTGATGAGCGACACGCGCGACGTGGCCTTCTCGGCGGGCTCTGCCTGCGCATCGGGTTCGGGAAAGCCCAGCCGGGTCTTGCAGGCGATCGGTTTGCCTGCCAATCTGGCAAAAAATACGATGCGGCTGGGTTTCGGCCGTTACACGACTGGAGAGGAGCTGGAGGAAGCCGCGGCCGCGATCAACGCGGCTGCGCAAGCGCAAGGTGCTTGA
- a CDS encoding alpha/beta hydrolase, translated as MPSVIFPGPEGRLEGRYHPAPRPRAPLALILHPHPQGGGTMNERITQALFKDFAARGFAVLRFNFRGVGRSQGSFDNGIGELSDAAAALDWVQTIHPEAQVTWVAGVSFGALIGMQLLMRRPEIRGFISIAPPANMYDFSFLAPCPASGIIIQGAADTVVTPNAVQKLVDKLRTQKHITIHHDEIPRANHFFEHEFDDLMRSVDNYLNFRLSPDCPIR; from the coding sequence ATGCCTTCCGTTATATTCCCCGGACCCGAAGGCCGCCTCGAAGGCCGCTACCACCCCGCGCCGCGCCCGCGTGCGCCCCTGGCGTTGATCCTGCATCCGCACCCGCAGGGCGGCGGCACGATGAATGAGCGGATCACCCAGGCGCTGTTCAAGGATTTCGCAGCGCGCGGCTTTGCCGTGCTGCGCTTCAATTTCCGCGGCGTGGGCCGCAGCCAGGGCAGCTTCGACAATGGCATCGGCGAATTGTCCGACGCCGCCGCCGCCCTGGACTGGGTGCAGACGATCCACCCCGAAGCGCAGGTGACCTGGGTCGCGGGCGTGTCGTTCGGCGCGCTGATCGGCATGCAGCTGCTGATGCGCCGGCCCGAGATTCGCGGCTTCATCTCGATCGCGCCGCCCGCGAACATGTACGATTTCTCGTTCCTGGCGCCCTGCCCCGCCAGTGGCATCATCATCCAGGGCGCGGCCGATACGGTGGTCACGCCGAACGCGGTGCAAAAGCTGGTCGACAAGCTGCGCACGCAAAAGCACATCACCATCCACCACGACGAAATCCCGCGCGCGAACCATTTCTTCGAGCACGAGTTCGACGACCTGATGCGATCGGTCGACAATTACCTGAATTTCCGGCTGAGCCCGGACTGCCCGATCCGCTGA